From a single Methanofollis sp. W23 genomic region:
- a CDS encoding phosphotransferase, whose translation MEGRHGTRKIISPGDPFRDWVVSLFDGQVRDPACCLTVSQIRPASHMVCRCTSDGGDLDVVVKFFAEPTGKIREYDPERAMKREYRMLKKAQKAGVPVAQPLAVNRTFKCALVTAYVPGTPLGVHITDCSSLYSRLSAVAGVMRLLHARRSSSYEKAREFSTFHDVLDQVELSQRKRGRFNDLLGAWWHSGDLDRRRGCMIHRDATPANYLFQGEQVTAIDFESAWTRAHPVHDLGVFCAEMKSLFREQYGDPSAAEPYIGHLLREYAGSSAEFEGVVAALPFFMALGYLRTARLDLGEKDQRWLIKEAERCLRRP comes from the coding sequence ATGGAAGGGAGGCACGGGACGAGAAAAATAATATCGCCAGGTGATCCCTTCAGGGACTGGGTGGTCTCCCTCTTCGACGGCCAGGTCCGCGACCCCGCCTGTTGCCTGACGGTCTCGCAGATCAGGCCGGCGTCGCACATGGTCTGTCGGTGCACCTCTGATGGAGGGGATCTGGACGTCGTCGTCAAGTTCTTCGCCGAACCGACCGGGAAAATTCGCGAGTACGACCCAGAACGGGCGATGAAAAGGGAGTACCGTATGCTCAAAAAAGCGCAGAAGGCCGGGGTGCCGGTCGCGCAACCGCTCGCGGTGAACAGGACCTTCAAGTGCGCCCTGGTCACCGCCTATGTCCCAGGCACCCCTCTCGGAGTCCATATCACAGACTGCTCGTCCCTCTACTCCAGGCTCTCGGCAGTGGCCGGAGTGATGCGACTCCTCCATGCCAGGAGATCGTCGTCATATGAGAAGGCGAGAGAGTTCTCGACCTTTCACGACGTCCTCGACCAGGTCGAACTCTCCCAACGGAAGCGGGGGCGTTTCAACGACCTGCTCGGGGCATGGTGGCACTCGGGAGACCTCGACCGGCGCCGCGGATGCATGATCCACCGCGACGCCACCCCGGCAAATTATCTTTTCCAGGGCGAGCAGGTGACGGCCATCGACTTCGAGAGTGCCTGGACGCGTGCCCATCCGGTCCACGACCTCGGGGTGTTCTGCGCCGAGATGAAATCTCTCTTCAGGGAACAGTATGGCGACCCCAGTGCCGCCGAGCCATATATCGGTCATCTTCTCAGGGAGTACGCTGGTTCGTCGGCCGAGTTCGAGGGAGTCGTTGCGGCGCTCCCGTTCTTCATGGCCCTTGGCTACCTGCGGACTGCCAGGCTGGACCTCGGCGAGAAGGACCAGCGCTGGCTGATCAAGGAGGCTGAACGATGTTTGAGACGCCCGTAG
- a CDS encoding glycosyltransferase family 4 protein: MQRLKIAVFCWESLHGLRVGGLAPAATNLAEALARGHEVHFFTRGEGPDKKNGVIYHYCDPKGANIVEFCRDLSMRSLRLFKKADSPPFDLLHFHDWHFVEALHRLKNRKTVLSFHSTEYGRNGNKKGGWWEFREISGKEWYGAYIAGRVVTVSETLRREVMDLYHVPHWKVDVVRNGIDPEHYGRGVDRGEVKQEYGIHPYAPLVFFGGRLVYQKGPDLLVKAIPSVLKNRWDTQFVFAGEGDMRHWLDRRLRDAPAQVLGYVEEPEFVRLLNAADIVAIPSRNEPFGLILTEAWSAERCVVASDVGGLSENIEHFVDGVKVPVSSRGVADGINAVIGDHDLCTTLGRRGREKVEREFRWDAVAGKMLEVYQKVL; the protein is encoded by the coding sequence ATGCAGAGACTGAAGATCGCCGTCTTCTGCTGGGAATCGCTCCACGGCCTCAGGGTCGGCGGACTCGCCCCCGCGGCGACCAATCTTGCCGAGGCCCTTGCCCGCGGCCATGAGGTCCATTTCTTTACCAGGGGGGAAGGGCCAGACAAGAAGAACGGGGTCATATATCACTACTGCGACCCGAAGGGTGCGAACATCGTTGAGTTCTGCCGTGACCTCTCGATGCGCTCTCTCCGCCTCTTCAAGAAGGCCGACTCCCCGCCCTTCGACCTCCTCCACTTCCATGACTGGCATTTCGTGGAAGCCCTCCATCGTCTCAAGAACCGCAAGACCGTCCTCTCCTTTCACTCCACCGAATATGGAAGAAACGGGAACAAGAAGGGAGGATGGTGGGAGTTTCGCGAGATCTCAGGGAAGGAGTGGTATGGGGCCTATATTGCCGGACGGGTGGTCACGGTCTCAGAGACCCTGCGGCGCGAGGTGATGGACCTGTACCATGTGCCCCACTGGAAGGTGGACGTGGTCAGGAACGGGATCGACCCCGAGCACTATGGCCGCGGGGTCGACCGGGGCGAGGTGAAGCAGGAGTACGGGATCCATCCCTATGCCCCTCTGGTCTTCTTCGGCGGGCGTCTGGTCTACCAGAAGGGGCCTGACCTCCTTGTCAAGGCGATCCCTTCGGTCCTGAAGAATCGGTGGGACACGCAGTTCGTCTTTGCCGGGGAAGGCGACATGCGCCACTGGCTCGACCGCCGCCTCAGGGACGCCCCGGCGCAGGTCCTCGGCTACGTGGAGGAACCTGAATTTGTCAGGCTCCTCAATGCCGCGGATATCGTCGCCATCCCAAGCAGAAACGAACCCTTCGGGCTGATCCTCACCGAGGCATGGAGTGCCGAACGGTGTGTCGTCGCCTCAGATGTCGGCGGGCTTTCCGAGAATATCGAGCACTTCGTGGACGGGGTGAAGGTGCCGGTCTCGTCGCGGGGGGTCGCCGACGGGATCAATGCCGTGATCGGCGACCATGACCTCTGCACCACGCTTGGACGGCGGGGGCGGGAGAAGGTGGAGCGGGAGTTCAGGTGGGACGCCGTGGCCGGGAAGATGCTTGAGGTCTACCAGAAGGTGCTCTGA
- a CDS encoding glycoside hydrolase family 57 protein, protein MARLCLGFEVHQPFRLNPEFRPEMAKGRRDLEKYYFAPSNQENLGRVAERCYLPATEILLDALDDGLRCALSFSGTVLEQLERWSPDTLALFAEAGRHPHTEVLAQTYYHSLVGFFEEPTEFVGQVQMHARLMEDLFGKKPRVAENTEFALNNTLAAAVRDLGYLAVYTEGAGWVLGEQSPNEPYTCQGLQVLMRNCPLSDDIGFRFSWEAWDKYPLAPETYAWWVAASPGTCAHVFLDYETFGEHHQAGTGIFTFLEDLYPALEDAGVACLLPSEAAALPSAGDLDLPWMVSWADMEKDGSAWLGNPRQRSAFFALEQAQARTRRPDLWRYFGTSDHFYYLSSKDGACGDVHTYFCPDDLDGQTGAYEVYMRVLSHLDSRSLPRGRQALASVPAEKAFHFFFPDGSYTGRSAHSLLEFWRILPEIPEVSVLWHLHRGDYARWLEGVFGERRLAHAVAACLTPGEVRDTVERRWSELCRD, encoded by the coding sequence ATGGCCAGGCTCTGTCTTGGTTTTGAGGTACACCAGCCGTTCCGTCTCAATCCTGAATTCAGACCTGAGATGGCGAAGGGACGGCGAGACCTGGAGAAGTATTACTTTGCTCCATCGAACCAGGAGAACCTCGGCCGCGTGGCCGAACGGTGTTACCTCCCGGCGACCGAGATCCTGCTCGACGCCCTGGACGACGGGTTGCGGTGCGCCCTCTCCTTTTCAGGGACGGTTCTCGAACAACTCGAACGCTGGAGCCCTGACACCCTCGCCCTCTTCGCCGAGGCGGGACGTCACCCTCACACCGAGGTCCTGGCCCAGACTTATTATCATAGCCTGGTCGGGTTCTTTGAGGAGCCCACCGAATTTGTCGGGCAGGTGCAGATGCATGCCAGGCTGATGGAAGACCTCTTCGGGAAAAAACCTCGGGTGGCCGAGAATACCGAGTTCGCCCTGAACAATACCCTTGCCGCCGCCGTCCGCGACCTCGGGTACCTGGCTGTGTACACCGAAGGGGCCGGGTGGGTGCTCGGGGAACAGAGCCCCAACGAACCCTACACCTGCCAGGGGCTCCAGGTCCTGATGCGCAACTGCCCGCTCTCAGACGATATCGGGTTTCGGTTCTCATGGGAGGCATGGGATAAGTATCCGCTCGCTCCTGAGACCTATGCCTGGTGGGTCGCCGCCTCGCCAGGCACCTGCGCCCATGTCTTCCTCGACTACGAGACCTTCGGCGAGCACCACCAGGCCGGGACCGGGATCTTCACCTTCCTCGAAGATCTCTACCCGGCCCTGGAGGACGCCGGGGTTGCCTGCCTCCTCCCCTCCGAGGCCGCGGCTCTCCCGTCCGCCGGCGACCTGGATCTCCCGTGGATGGTCTCCTGGGCCGACATGGAGAAGGACGGGTCGGCCTGGCTCGGCAACCCGCGGCAGAGGAGCGCGTTCTTCGCCCTCGAACAGGCCCAGGCACGGACACGGCGCCCTGACCTCTGGCGATACTTCGGGACGAGCGACCACTTCTATTATCTCTCCTCAAAAGACGGGGCCTGCGGGGACGTGCACACCTATTTCTGTCCAGACGACCTGGACGGCCAGACCGGGGCCTACGAGGTCTACATGCGCGTGCTCTCGCACCTCGACTCCCGCAGCCTCCCGCGTGGACGGCAGGCGCTCGCCTCGGTCCCGGCAGAGAAGGCCTTCCACTTCTTCTTTCCTGACGGAAGTTACACCGGACGATCGGCCCACAGCCTCCTTGAGTTCTGGCGCATCCTCCCTGAGATCCCTGAGGTGTCGGTCCTCTGGCACCTCCACCGCGGCGACTATGCCAGATGGCTGGAGGGCGTTTTTGGAGAGCGGCGCCTGGCACACGCCGTCGCCGCATGCCTCACGCCAGGAGAGGTCAGGGACACCGTAGAGCGGAGGTGGTCTGAACTATGCAGAGACTGA